A single window of Podarcis raffonei isolate rPodRaf1 chromosome 9, rPodRaf1.pri, whole genome shotgun sequence DNA harbors:
- the ZNF518B gene encoding zinc finger protein 518B isoform X2 — protein sequence MQLKKTRKVLPILTASQGNKGPRSLTTLPKQTNVDKANTIKANDENCNFAYKEAEESELYPISCIKCRCVQDILAPQLHQQKCQDIEDDYHVCSKCPLSVLSTLNFQIVPAVALDTEAQEKMSLNKPRRAFKVKNFQPDKYYCDKCRFSTKDPLQHKKHVAQHEKIKFICSQCDWVSYTKGEFERHLVKHTGRFPYQCKYCDYGAVRHDYIVKHTKRLHATEKQEMISVAKVDQKRNCSPEHNLEWKKHAVEASLQVTPSRLSQICGIKNEIPEIDSSSVYDECSQSTAFIQDKNVNKLSDVRIHKNEDVLMEVEVYSPKKGPITPGVPLTVVAPAKFCVPHNCLAQIVEIKRNNGTQQLILKLIPPKGTTSKEVESGNQCAEQEEKTINNCVPPALESCALDNENDENCLHSASSTTLNCSLINTEEENAICKENAQREYDLLPPLAEFSSEKTNCPELFQKGKCSENKHTTSSSDPAICLAAPSSKDKNKPQSDLLDTVQKNNSLPPSSVFGNMRFTLTNAKEEQWNELRVAAKTHLFDSHLFHPFERAAVSQQNKSLASEESENVLGVINGINVKRKKDNMEVEAHSIKYEGDSVDGPVISSVFSLSSGAVNIPEGIKWDDTLQKKRSTSLLCRKIAQLMSAVESNVKSQLAASLRHSTSQASKEKVLSPEKKSEKTSSNMISEQELVPSPRRPKGATFSNECSIKQEQPLETLKEAKTKTRLITKTNTVSPAFIPQGTVLRVLNCSSSEASTEKQNGDEMSPSPSRYCNKMFIPRPVPCCVSARLDKGPTLPAENEVNEVSRNLCVSYNHTCHSFSSVPSYGQQNGMLSCQKGSSPSGLSKRAAKGEEPQNKAKRAHSANTLPQKGLAAQEERFLKMVPTLMRCLRLVAFKSDQLIKCPHRNQPVVVLNHPDVDSPEVISIMKVINKYKGNVLKAVLSERTISCLSVKRHYKRLTFQTFDRSSQVKQQKKVRMTQKKVHKNNCKEVDLSIAEASKQMFKCWFCSRVYAEQEEWINHGQKHFLEATKGKGAVCSGKCLV from the exons ATGCAgctgaagaaaacaagaaaagtcTTACCAATATTAACTGCCAGCCAAGGGAATAAAGGGCCTAGGTCATTGACTACGTTGCCAAAGCAAACAAATGTCGATAAAGCCAATACAATAAAGGCAAATGATGAAAACTGCAATTTTGCATATAAAGAAGCTGAGGAAAGTGAATTGTATCCAATAAGTTGTATTAAGTGTAGATGTgtgcaagacattttggcaccacaGTTGCATCAGCAGAAATGCCAAGATATTGAAGATGACTACCATGTCTGTAGCAAGTGCCCGTTGAGTGTGCTGTCCACTCTCAATTTTCAGATTGTGCCTGCAGTTGCATTGGACACTGAAGCCCAAGAGAAAATGTCCCTGAATAAGCCTCGAAGAGCCTTCAAAGTAAAAAACTTTCAGCCAGACAAATACTATTGTGACAAATGCCGATTTTCCACAAAGGATCCCTTACAACATAAGAAACATGTAGCTCAACATGAAAAGATCAAATTTATTTGTTCCCAGTGCGATTGGGTGTCTTACACCAAAGGGGAATTCGAAAGGCATTTAGTGAAACATACTGGGAGATTTCCATACCAGTGCAAATACTGTGACTATGGTGCAGTTAGGCATGATTATATTGTCAAACACACAAAAAGATTACACGCAACTGAGAAGCAAGAAATGATTTCAGTTGCAAAAGTTGATCAAAAACGAAATTGTTCACCAGAGCATAATTTGGAGTGGAAGAAACATGCTGTGGAAGCTTCTCTGCAGGTCACACCTTCACGTTTATCTCAGATTTGTGGGATTAAAAATGAAATACCTGAAATTGATTCATCATCAGTTTATGATGAATGTAGTCAAAGTACAGCCTTCATACaagataaaaatgtaaataaactaTCTGATGTCAGAATCCATAAAAATGAAGATGTATTGATGGAAGTTGAAGTTTATTCTCCAAAAAAAGGGCCTATAACACCTGGAGTGCCATTAACAGTGGTTGCACCTGCCAAATTTTGTGTTCCACATAATTGTTTGGCACAAATAGtagaaattaaaagaaataatgGTACACAGCAGTTGATTCTTAAACTCATTCCTCCGAAAGGAACTACCTCTAAAGAAGTAGAATCTGGAAACCAGTGtgcagaacaagaagaaaaaacaataaaTAACTGTGTGCCCCCAGCGCTTGAGTCCTGTGCTTTAGATAACGAGAATGACGAGAACTGTCTGCATTCTGCCAGTTCTACTACTTTGAACTGCAGCTTGATAAATACCGAGGAGGAAAATGCTATTTGCAAAGAAAACGCACAGAGAGAATATGATCTTCTACCACCTTTAGCAGAGTTTTCTTCTGAAAAAACAAATTGCCCAGAACTCTTTCAAAAgggaaaatgttcagaaaataAACATACAACTTCCAGTTCAGATCCAGCCATATGCCTAGCAGCTCCCTCTTCCAAAGATAAGAACAAGCCCCAAAGTGATTTGTTAGACACTGTCCAGAAAAACAATAGTTTACCGCCTTCCTCGGTATTCGGTAACATGCGCTTCACTTTAACTAATGCCAAAGAAGAACAATGGAATGAGCTTAGAGTAGCTGCAAAAACACATTTGTTTGATTCCCATTTGTTTCACCCTTTTGAAAGAGCTGCAGTGTCACAGCAGAATAAGTCTCTAGCTTCAGAGGAGTCTGAGAACGTCTTAGGTGTGATAAATGGAATTaatgtgaaaagaaagaaagataatatGGAAGTGGAAGCACACAGTATAAAATATGAAGGTGATTCAGTAGATGGTCCGGTGATCTCATCTGTGTTTTCCCTCAGCTCTGGCGCTGTAAATATCCCGGAAGGCATTAAGTGGGATGATACATTACAGAAGAAAAGGTCCACTTCGTTGTTGTGCAGAAAGATTGCTCAGCTGATGTCTGCTGTTGAATCGAATGTGAAATCTCAATTAGCTGCTTCATTAAGACACAGTACCAGCCAAGCCTCTAAGGAGAAAGTGTTATCGCCAGAAAAAAAGAGTGAAAAAACTAGCTCAAATATGATATCTGAACAAGAACTTGTGCCTTCTCCTCGGAGACCAAAAGGCGCCACTTTTTCTAATGAGTGTTCTATTAAGCAAGAACAACCATTGGAAACACTTAAAGAGGCTAAAACTAAAACCAGGCtgattacaaaaacaaacactgtTTCTCCGGCTTTCATTCCTCAAGGAACTGTACTGAGAGTGCTAAACTGCAGTAGTTCCGAGGCCtcaactgaaaaacaaaatggTGATGAAATGTCACCTTCCCCTTCTCGATATTGCAACAAAATGTTTATCCCAAGGCCAGTTCCTTGCTGTGTTTCTGCCAGACTTGACAAAGGTCCAACTTTGCCAGCTGAGAATGAAGTTAATGAGGTTTCTAGAAATCTCTGTGTGTCATATAATCACACTTGCCACTCTTTTAGTTCTGTGCCAAGTTACGGCCAACAAAATGGTATGTTGTCATGTCAAAAAGGCAGCAGCCCAAGTGGGCTAAGCAAAAGGGCCGCGAAAGGTGAAGAGCCCCAGAACAAAGCTAAGCGAGCACATTCTGCAAACACTTTGCCCCAGAAGGGACTCGCAGCTCAAGAGGAACGCTTCCTTAAAATGGTGCCCACTCTCATGAGATGCCTTAGGCTTGTAGCATTCAAAAGTGATCAGCTAATAAAATGCCCTCATCGTAACCAGCCAGTAGTTGTCTTAAACCATCCTGATGTTGATTCACCAGAAGTAATTAGTATCATGAAGGTTATCAATAAGTACAAAGGCAATGTCCTGAAAGCAGTTTTATCAGAAAGAACTATTAGCTGTCTCAGTGTGAAACGACATTATAAAAGACTTACTTTTCAGACTTTTGATAGATCATCTCAAGTGAAACAACAGAAAAAAGTAAGAATGACACAAAAGAAGGTGCACAAAAATAACTGCAAGGAGGTGGATTTGTCAATAGCGGAAGCATCAAAACAAATGTTTAAATGCTGGTTTTGTAGTAGGGTGTATGCTGAGCAAGAAGAATGGATAAATCATGGGCAGAAACATTTTCTGGAAGCCACAAAAGG CAAGGGTGCAGTCTGCTCAGGAAAGTGccttgtgtga